The region GTATCCTGTAGCAATGAGATTTAATGAATTAATGACAGGTGCCCGCCAGGATGTAGTTTGTAAAATATTCGGTGAGAATCTGGATACCCTGAAGGTGTATTCTGAGAAGCTGGCAGCAGTGGTGAATAAGGTAAACGGGGCTCAGAATATATATGTAGAACCTGTTTCAGGACTTTCACAAATTGTGATAAACTACAACAGAAGTGCTTTAGCACAATACGGGCTAAATGTATCGGATGTAAACAATGTAGTGAATGCGGCTTTTGCCGGAAAAGTAACCGGAGCAGTATTCGAGGGTGAGAAAAAGTTCGATATGGTTGTACGTATGGACAGTGAAGAACGCAAAAAGCTTGAAGACGTACAAAACTTATTACTCACGACTTCATCCGGAACAGACATTCCGTTAAAGAGCGTGGCAGATGTGGATATTAAAGAAAGTGTAAACCAGATTCAGCGTGAAAATGCTGCCCGGAGAATTATTGTAGGTTTCAACGTCCGTAACCGTGATATTCAGTCTACCGTAAATGACCTGCAAAATAGAGTAAATAGCGAATTGAAACTTCCGGCGGGCTATTCTATCACTTATGGTGGTAATTTTGAAAACCTGCAGGAAGCAAAAGCCAGATTAGGTATCGCAGTACCTGTTTCATTATTGCTCATTTTACTGATGTTGTATTTTGCTTTCCGCTCGGTAAAGTATGGTCTGATTATTTTTACAGCGATTCCGCTTTCTGCCGTGGGTGGTGTGTTTGCTTTATGGCTGCGTGGAATGGATTTCAGTATATCGGCAGGTATTGGCTTTATTGCTCTTTTTGGAGTGGCAGTACTGAATGGAATTGTTCTGATTGCTGAATTCAACCGACAGAAGACACAGAAAGAAGACCTTCGGGATGTTGTTCTTACAGGTGGTAAAAACAGATTGCGTCCGGTACTGATGACGGCTACTGTGGCATCATTAGGCTTTCTGCCAATGGCGTTGAGCAATGGTGAAGGTGCTGAGGTGCAACGGCCTCTGGCAACTGTGGTAATCGGTGGCTTGATACTGGCAACATTCCTTACACTGTATGTGTTGCCAATACTTTACATATTCTTTGAGAAAAAATCATTCAATAAAACAAAAACAGTTTCGGAAACGGAACATAAGATATAACTGGCATGCAAAAGTTAAGTATTATTATCGTGCTATTTGTTACCTTTTGGGGAGCTAAAGCACAACAGTCAATCTCTTTGGAGGAGGCATATCAGAAAATACTGGAAAACAACCTGAATCTGAAAGGTGGTGCTTTGAAAATAGATGCACAAAAGATTTTAAAACAATCAGCTTTTAATCTGGATCCGCTGAATGTAAGTGCAGAAATCGGGCAATTTAATACCGATAAAACTGACCACAAATTTTCGGTATCTCAGAATTTTCGTTTTCCGGGATTCTATCAGAAGCAAAAGCAGGTTTTTACAGAAGAATGGAAACAGAGTTTACTGAATCTTTCTCTTCAGAAGTGGCAGCTAAGAAGGGAGCTTACGCTGATTTTCAATGAATTAAATTATCTGGATGCGAAATACGCATTGATTAAGAAAGCAGATAGTCTTTATGGAGTGTATTATGACAAAGCAGCATTGAGGCTGAGAAAAGGAGAGAGTAATGTACTGGAGAAATCTACCGCTGAGAATTATAAATCCCAATCGCATTTTCAGTTACTGGCTATAGAAAAAGATAAAGCGGTAACATTGGAAAAATTAAACTTTCTGATTAACGACGGAGATAGTTATACAAACGAGAAACAGTCGTTCTCTGTACAAAATGCTTTATTTTCGCAATTGCAAAATCCGGAAGGAAACCCTTATGTAGAAACCTTAAAACAGGAACAGGAAATACAGAAGGCAAGAACACTGGAAGCAAAAGCACGATTATCCCCAAGTATTAATCTGGGATACAATAATACTTCCATGATCGGAAATCAGGAAAACGGAAGTTATAATGATGGCAGCAAAAGGTTTCATTCGGCTGTAATAGGTGTAGGTATTCCTTTATTCAACAAAGCACAGAAGCTGGCAATAGAAGCACAAAGAGTGAATGAGGAAATAGCCGCGAATAATTACCAACTGGCACTGAATAATCTGAATATGCAGTATAAGCAGTATAAAATTCAGTATCAGAATGCACTGAAAGAGACGGATTATTTTCAAAATGACGGACTGAAAAATGCAGAGACTATTCTGAAAACAGCAAATCTGCAATTCTATAACGGAGAGATTAATTATCTGGATTATGTCTTGTTGGTTAATCAGGCACTGGATATCCGAAACAGAAGCATTGACAGTGTAAAGAAACTCAATGATGCTGTTACCGAAATGAATGCTCTTCAACAAACAAAAATTGACTAATCATGAACAAGATATTTTTAATTATACTTACAACAGCTGTTATTTCTTCATGCTCCAAAGAAGCACCGGCGGAGAAAAAAGCTGTCCATACCACGGAAAACCAAGTCGTTTTAAACGATACACAATATAAAAATGCAGGAATAGAAACAGGAGTACTGGAAGGAAAAGAAACGGCCTCCGGTATTATGGTAACCGGTTCTATAGATATTCCGCCACAGTCTGTAGCCAGTGTCAGCGCTCCATTCGGTGGCTATATTAAATATACTAAATGGATGCCGGGTGAGCATATTGGTAAAGGACAGGTATTAGCAAGCATTGAAAATCCCGAACTGGTACAGATACAGCAGGATTATCTGTTGGCAAAATCCAATCTGGAATATTCACAAAAAGACTACCTGCGCCAGCGGGATCTTAACCAGAGCCAGGCAAGCAGTGATAAAGTAATGCAGCAGGCACTTAACCAGCGCAATAACCATATGATTAATATGCGGGCGCTGGGGGAAAAACTAAGGATTGCAGGAATTAATCCGGAAGCATTAACAGCAAATAACATCAAAAGAGTTACCTCGGTAGTTTCACCTATCGATGGCTATATTTCTTCGGTGAATGTTAATATCGGACAATATGTATCACCGGCAGATAAATTATTCGAGATCGTTAATACCAGTGATATTCACTTAGTGCTAAAAGTTTTTGAAAAAGATCTGGATAAGATTTCTATGGACCAGCAGGTAATTGCGTATACCAATCAGAATCCGGAAAAGAAGTATACAGCTCGTATTGTGCTGATCAGCAAGGATTTTGCAGCAGACCGAAGTGTGCTGATTCATTGTCACTTCCAGAATTATGAACCACATTTATTGCCAGGTACGTTTATGAATGCAGAGATTGAGACCAATAGCCGTGCTTCTCTTGCAATTCCGGATAGCGGGGTAGTGGCTTTCGAAGGTAAACAATATATTTTTGAGGAAGTCAAGCCTAAAACTTACAAGATGATTCCTGTGAAAACAGGTAATTCTGAACATGGGTTTACGGAGGTTACGGGATTGACTTCTGAACAAACTTCTAAAAAGTGGGTAACAAAAGGTGCTTATAATCTTTTAATGGCACTGAAGAATGTAGAAGATGAAGAATAATACATGAAAACTTATGATAAGAATTGGCGGAAATACTTCCGCCCATTTTTATATTTTTTGAATAAGTATGAGTTATTTTACTTTTACGTAAACCTCTTTTATCTTTTGTTTTATCCCCAATTCCGGAATGTCTTCTTCTCCTGTCTGGATTAATGTATCTGTACGTTTTTCCAGTGTAAAGTGAAACTGTCTGCCTTCCCATTCTCTGTAACTGCAGTACTCCAGGTTTTCGGTATACTCCTTTCCTTTTAACTGGTAAGTTCCGGCACCGCTGGAAAATGATTTCAGGCTGTCTTTTCCTTTTGATTTGTCGTGGTTCAGGAAGGCAAAATGGCTGTCATTAAACATTTTAATCATTTCGGTTTTGGCCGGATCTATTGTAGTGCGTATGGTATCGGTTCCTTTTACTGTCTCAGAACCTACGAGTCGGTAGGTGCCGTCTAATATATCGGCTTTGGTTGTTGATTCTTTTTGTTGACAGGAAAATGCACTTAAAAGTAATCCTGCGGAGATCATGGTAAGGTAGTTTTTCATAAAATAATATTTTGTTGCTAATAAATATATTAATGATTGGTATAATGCTAATTTATTCAAATATAATTAAAAAACAATTGAAATATATGTTATATAAAAATCCGTTGTGAATTTTCACAACGGATTTTTTCTGTACGTTAAAGTAATAGGTTTGGGTTAACTTACTTTACAAGCTATAAAATAGAACTAAGATTAATTCTGGCTGATCAGATCTTTACGGTAGGTGTAAATATCTTCAATAGTTACTACGGTCATTTCTCTCTGGATAGCAAAATCTACAATTTCCGGAAGTCTTGCCATAGAACCGTCTTCATTGGTTAATTCACATAATACAGCATCTTCACCAAGGTTTGCCAGTTTTACAAGATCTACACTTCCTTCGGTATGGCCGCGTCTTTCGAATACACCATCTTTTCTGGCAATAAGCGGAAATACGTGTCCCGGGCTGGCAATATGCTCGGCCTGTGCGTTTTCTGCTACAGCTGTTCTAATGGTTGTTACACGGTCTTTAGCCGATACACCAGATTCTACACCTTCCCTGGCTTCAATCGTAATGGTAAATGCTGTCTGATTTTTGCTGTTGTTGGTTTCCACCATCGGGCGAAGATTCAAGTGCTTACTTTTCTCTTCGGAAATACACAGACAAACAATTCCGCTGCATTCACGGATCAGAAGTGCCATGTCTTTTTCTGTGATAGTAGAGGCAGGGAAGATGATATCGCCTTCGTTTTCACGGTTTTCATCATCCACTAGCAGGATGCCTTTGCCTTGTTGTAATTTCAGAAGCGCATTTTCTACACGCTCTTTGGAGTTTACTCCGAATTTTTCTAATAATGTTTCCATGTATTTTACTTTTAAAAGTTAAAATAGGTCTTCGGTACATGGAAATGAAATACAATACAATAAGTCTATAGGAATAGCCTTACCGATTGTTCCATTTTCTTCTCTCATCCAGACTTTAACTGTCGGTTTTGGAGTTTCACCAAATCAGTCCTTTAAAATAAAAGGAGTCGCGGACTTTAACCGCCGGTAGGGAATTGCGCCCTGCCCCGAAGAAAACTTATACTAAGTTTTACTGTATGTTCTAATTAAATTTTTTATTTCATTGATTACTATTTAACGTACAGGCCGCTAATTTCCGAAAGTTTTTTCAATCCGGAAATAGCCTTCTGATATAATTTATCAATAAAGATGAATGTTTAGTCGATTACAGGTTTGGAAACATAAGCAGACTATATGATTTTAACGCTTATAATAAGCGACTATACTTGACTTGGCTAGTACATTATTCCAAAGATTAAAGCCTACAATTGCAGGATTTGTGTTTTCATTAAGGCCTAATTTCTCAGATTTGAGCGCATAAACAGTTATAATGTACTGGTGAAATCCGTGACCTTTTGGTGGACATGGTCCTCCAAAACCTTTTATACCATAATCTGTAATACTTTGTATTGCTCCTTTTGGTGCTATATTGAGTTTAATATTTCCCGCATTGGCTGCTAACTCTGTTGTATTTGAAGGAATATCAAATATTAGCCAGTGCCAAAAACCACTGCCTGTGGGAGCATCCGGGTCATACATTGTAACTGCGAAGCTTTTTGTTCCTTCAGGAGCGTTCACCCACTGTAGTTGTGGAGACTGGTTATCACCTGTACAGCCAAATCCGTTGAATTCCGTTTTTTTTGTAGCTTCTCCTCCCAGATCTTTACTGGTAAGGGTAAACGTTTTTTGTGCAAAAATTGTTGTGGACAAAAAGAAAGATAGTACTAAAATTAAATTTGCTTTTTTCATCTGATAATTATTTAAAGATTTATGGCAAATTTAATCTCAGACAGAGCTAAAGAAGAATAGAGATTTGTTCAAAAACTATAGATTAAAGCTCAGATTTTTTGATGATGTTTAGGTGTCGTTCCGTATTTTAATTTGTATGCCTGTATAAAACTCGATAGATTCTCGTATCCCACCTCAAAATAAATTTCTGAGGGGCTTTTTTTTGTATTATTAAGTAAATGGCGGGCATATTCCAGTCTTTTGTTTTGAAACCATTTTACAGGCGATTCTGTGTAGTGTTTTTCAAATTCTCGTTTGAAAGTAGAAACACTCATATTGCATAAAAAAGCCAGTTCTTTTAGACTTAGCTTATTCAGTTGATTACTTTCTATAGTATGGATAAATTTTCTGGTTGCATCATTACTGTTTACGATTAATGACTGAATGAAATCTGTGCCATGCAATTCTGTAAGGTATAGCATTATCTCATGGAATTTAAATTCCAGTAATTTACTTCTTACTTTATCTGAAAGCTTCGAAATATCAGATAAACTACTTATAAAACGCGTGATGAATTCATTATATTCAAATGCATGAACAGAACTGTGCTTAGATGGCTCTGCTTTATTTAGTTCGATGCTCCTGATAAATTTTGATAATGCTCTATCGGAGAAGAAAAAAAGAACACTTCTATAGTTCTTCAGATCAGATAATCGTTCCGTCATCAGACAATGTCCTGATCTCATCAGAATAAATTTGGAATTATCTATTGATAAAGATGAATTATCAAAAACAACCTCTTTGCTCCCATCTATCAGAAAGCTGAAAGCATTTTGATTCAAAATGATTTGCTGTCTGGAAACTTCCTGAGATGATGTATAATCAAAAACCTGAACGGGTGATGATATATCTATATTCAATTCATCGGGGAGCGTAATAATATTCATTTTGATGATTAATAAGGTTTGAAATATGTTTTCTGTAATTATACCAGTTGGCTAATTAATCACAGAGTGCGCAGCCTAATGAATTTTTTAATTTCTCAATACAATAGCCAGAATGATCAATAAAAGATCTACTCCACAGGCAATCCATACCAACAACATAGATGGCTCTAATGATTCCTGTACAAACTGCTTTAGTTTGGAAGAAATTACTTCTCCATAATTCAGATTGGGATCGGAGAAGTTAACATCATCCATTTTAATTTTTTTCAGGCAGTATCCGGTTATCTTTCTGAAAAACCACGAAGTTGTATTGTCTTGTTTATTTTCCTGGATCAGCTTGACACGGAAAATCTTCCAATTTGGAATTTGCTTTACAAAATTAGGTTGTTTGGCAATAATCTTATTAATCAGCATCTGAACTTTAGGCTCTATATAATCCGTGAGTTTATAGGTATAAGCATTATACATTGCACTGCTCATCGCCTGCTTATTGGCTAAAATAATAAATAAAGGAATCTTTAAAAAGCCGACTAAGATTAATAATGTAGGGAAGAAGTTATTGACAAAGTAATTAACAATAATCATAAAAAAGACCAGAATAGCAGCGGGACCGTTAACATGGCCGGCGGCCATACCGCTTTGCGGACTGCTGATAATTAGATAAAAACCTATGATAAGATCTGCCAGTACAAATAGGCTTCCAATCAGAATGACTTTTATCCAGGCCCACAATGATTTTCTGGTAATGGTTGAGATAATTTTTAAATTTTCGTTCATAGTGTTGCTTGAAAAATGGTGCTTAATCAATTTATATTTTACTAAACTAATAAAAAAGAATTATATCATGTAATTGTGAAAAAATATAAGCAGAGCTAACCACGCTCTGCTTATTTCAAATTTTAAATAACTTATCTTATTTCACTCTTTCCATCATCATTTTTCTTGATCCCATATCCATTTCCTGTTTCAGAAGCTGGCGTGTTTTGATATCAATATAAAAGCTTGTAACAGCTTTGTGATCAGTAATACCATCAGTTGTTTTTACAATCCATACAGGTGTATTTTTATACATTCCCTTTTCAGTACTTTGTATATTAACTTTTAATACGCCACTTTTTGTAGGATTGTAGTCGTAAATAGCAATATCGGTTTTGTAATTTTCTTTCAACGGAAGCCAACGAATCAATTGTGGATAAATATTGCTGTCGAAAAAGTCTTCCTGAGTTTTCTCATTAATCTCAGTTTTTTTATTTGTGGTTTTATCCAGATAATAGCCGGTTACTTCTTTTCCGAAATTCAGAACCATATCCCTTTGCATATTAAAAGAAGAATGTTTTACAGGAGCCAGGTTGGGTAATTTTGCTGAAGTTTCATCTGTCCAGTCTGAGGGAGCTCCCTTCATTTTTACAGTAGTTGTAATATTTACAGCGTTTGGAGTACGTGCTATTTTGGTTATCACTTTTCCTATTTCAATCTTCGTGGTATCCTTTACGGCATACCAGTTCATTTCTGTCTCTTCATTTTTAATAAGAGCAGAATTCACATCATTGTGCTTTGGAGATTGTGTTTTTTCCTGCGCGTTGATACCGGAAGCGATAAACAATAACAGGATTGCCGGAATTAAAAATCTAACTGACTTCATACAGATGTTATTTAATTGTTATATGATAATCAGTTGATTAACAATTGGGAATGTTACAAATTTAACTGTTAAAATTATAGTTGTAGAGTTAATATAATGTTTAATCACCTCAATCCCCTAAATGATAAATTAAACCATTCAGAGATTAAGATACCTAAGGAATAAAATCTCCTAAGGATTAATAATAAAATTTAAACAGGCTTTAGTTATCGGGTAATGATTTAATATAAGTGACTGATACTTTCTCGAAGCCGTTTCTCTCAAAGAATGAATGGGCTTTATCATTGGTAATCCCACTTTCCAGAAACAATGCTTTAACTTTTTGTTCGGCTGCGAAATTGTGGATAAAATCCATTAGCTTTTTTCCTAAGGACATTCCACGCAGGCTACCATCTACAATCATATCTTCTATGATTAAGTATTTCCGGTAAATTCTGAGAATAGCAATTCCTATAATTTTATTGTGGATATCTTCTATGGTAATCAGATTGCAATCGTCTTCATCCAGCTCTGCCGATAAGATATCTGCAAAGTTCTCACTCCATTCCGTTGTGGATTTAGCACGTCCGGATATAATTTCGGAATGCGAAATATAGTTGTTGGTTTTGTGTTCAATAAAAAAATTAACAGCCTCCTCTTTTCTTTTATTTTTATTCTGATGTCTGATAAAGACTTCCATTCTTTTGTTTTTTATCCGTGTGTACTAGTCAAATTTATGCCAATCCTTAACATTCCCTGTAATTGCTATAACTTTCCGGAATCAACATCTTTAATAAACTTGATAACACCGTTCATAAATACTTTCTGATCATCCCACATCGCAAGATGACTGCCATTGGGGCAGTATAAGTATTTTCCTTTCTGCACCAGCTTGCTTTGCTCTTCCATGGCTTTCGGATCCATTGTATCATACTTCGCACCAATCATCAGTGTTGGTGTGGCAATTTCATGAAGCCTGTTTTTTATGTCCCATTTAGCGAGTTTTGCATCGCTGCTCATTCCAAGTTCACTAGGTCCCTGCATAAGCGTATATACAGTACTGTTCACATGTTTAAGGGAACGGTTTAATGCGTCCGGCCACTCCGGAAGACGACAAATGTGCTGTGAATAATAATTGGGGAATAATAATTCAGTATAACGGGGGTTGGTATAATCCTTTTTAGCTTCAATAGCACGGATTTCTGCCAGGATTTCGGGTTTCATTTGTTTGGCTAAAACCTCAGCATATTTTACATATTCCGGAGCGCTGGCCATCATATTAGCGACAAGCAAGCCTTTCAGGTTTTTCTGATATTTCAAGGCATATTCCATTGCCAGAATTCCACCCCACGAATTTCCCAGAACGTAAAAATTATCTTTATCAGCATTAATGGCTTTACGTATCTGTTCTACCTCATCTACAAAACGGTCGATATTCCATAGGCGGTTGTCTGTAGGCTGATCGCTGTAATAGGAGCCTAGCTGATCGTATTCATAAAATTCGAATCCTTCACGTTGAAAAAAAGTTTCGAAGCATTCCATGTATTCATGGGTCATTGCCGGACCGCCATGTAACAGTAAAATTTTTATTTTTGGATTGGTTCCGAAGCGCTTGGTCCATACTTTAAAGTTACCAACAGGAGTGGTAATAGGAATCATCTTCACGCCACCGGCTTCTACAGAATCTTTATAATTGAAATAATCGGCAGTAGAAACACCAGCAGTTGTTGATTCTTTTTGTTTGCAGGATACTATAGTTGCTGTAATGAGGAGCAGGATAAAAATTTGTATGTTTTTCATTTTAACAGGGGTGATAGGGTGGTATGTTTTATTTGTCTTTATAAATATTCCAGAAGTTGTAATCGGTCATTGGTGCATCGGTAATGCCAATGCAGCGTCCCATGGTTACAATCTGTCCGCGGTGATAGGTTCCGTGGATAATAACATGCTGTATATACTCGTATTTTGAAAAATCACACTGAAACCACTGAGATTCGATTTTTACATTTTTAATCAGGTCTTCTTCTGTAAGGCTATCTACATAATCTGCCAGCTTTTGAGAGTTATTTCTAATAGCACTGAATATTTCTTCTCTACCGGATAACGCAGCGGTAGCTGCAAAATCGAATTCATTGTTTTCAGAGATATAGCTCCACCAATATTCCTGGGTTTGCCATATATGGTGTAATGTTTTCAAAATAGAGGGGAAGCTGGATGGTGTTTCCTGATTCAACTGTTCATCGGATTTGGCAGAAAGCCAGTCCAGGTATTTGTCAACTACCCAATTGTTGTACTGAACGGATTTTGAGATTAAGGTTTTTAGGTTCATGACTATGGATTTTTAGTTAGTTTTAGTTCAGGCTTATCACGTCCTACAAAGCGTTCTTTTCCAAGCAGGAAATTAATGGCTTTAGCAACATTCTTATCAATGCTTTGCTCTGTTTTCAGGTAGGAGATATATTTTATAATTTCATTTCTGGATGAAGGGCGGAGCTGATTAAAAACATTCAGGGCTTCCGGATTTTCTTCCAATGCTGCCAGCAACTTTGGATGTGCCTCAATTTTTCTTTCTCCATGATCTACTTCTATGCTAATGTTCAGTATTTCACCAATTCTTTTGGGTGAATTTTTCAGCATAGTAGTGTTGATGTACAGTCGCCATTCGCCACTGTATTTTACAAGAGTTTGTATATAGTCTACATCGTTTACTGTACCCTTTATGGGAATTTTACCTTTGTACTTTTCCGAATGTTTTAGCATGGCCTCCAGTACAGGCGGAGGCAGAAATACAAAAGGATTGATTCCTATGATTTCCAGTCGGGCACTAAAACTATATTGTTCGGCAGGTATCATATTCTGTTGGTATTATCTTAGTCTTTTTTGCTGTTCACTTTCCTGTATTACTTTTTCCAGACGGGATTGTTGTGTTTTTTCCTGCTTTGCACTCATAATCCAGTGTATCATTACCTTTTTGTAAGAAGGAGCTTGTGCTATGAAAAAATTCCATGCAGCTTTATTCTTCTGAAATTGCTTTTCAAAATCAGGATGGAGTGGGACAGGTTCTTTCTCGTGAGAATATATCCTGGATTTATTCTCCGTACGAAGACTAAAAGCTTTTAGACCCGCCTCCTTCATTAATCCTTGTTCGGAAAGTTCTTCAACTTTTTTAATGTTGATAGCGCTCCAGATACTGTCTTTCTTTCGGGGTGTGAAGCGAATAGTATAGCTTTCCTTATCCACAGTTCTTCTTATCCCGTCGATCCAGCCGAAACAGATTGCCTGATCTACAGATTCCGACCAGCTCATAGAAGGTTTGCCACTGTTTACTTTATAAAAGCCTACCAGAAGCTCAGTCTCTGCCTGATGGTTATTTTCTAACCATATTCGGAAATCGGATGGTGTACTGAAAAACTGAGGCTTCATTGTTAGTAAGTGTATTGTTTATAGTTCAAAATGCCTGTTATGATTAGTGTTCTCCGGATTAATCAAGGATTTGTTGCAATAGGTAGCTGTTTCGAAATCGTTAATACTGATGGATAAAAATGAAATATCGGGAAGTAATACCGCAAGTTTTGTAATAATCTGTTTTGATAGGCTGGCTTTTTGTTCCGTAGTCCGCCCTTCCATTATATAACCGAAAATATGGATAAAGTTTTTCTTGCTTTCAGCCAGTTTGTAATACTGGAAAGGCTGTATTCTCACTTTTATGTCATTGGCTGCAAATAATCCTGTTGCTTCAGCAGTTTCGTAAACAGCATTCATGATTTTGTCAGGTGCTACCTGCTGAATAATATCCTGTGAACAATCTATAATAAAGTTGGGCATGGTGATGTTTTGGTAATTATAAAAATAAGTAAAATATTGATTGACAAGGCTGTTGTATCATAAAA is a window of Elizabethkingia anophelis R26 DNA encoding:
- a CDS encoding DinB family protein, whose protein sequence is MNLKTLISKSVQYNNWVVDKYLDWLSAKSDEQLNQETPSSFPSILKTLHHIWQTQEYWWSYISENNEFDFAATAALSGREEIFSAIRNNSQKLADYVDSLTEEDLIKNVKIESQWFQCDFSKYEYIQHVIIHGTYHRGQIVTMGRCIGITDAPMTDYNFWNIYKDK
- a CDS encoding GNAT family N-acetyltransferase, encoding MEVFIRHQNKNKRKEEAVNFFIEHKTNNYISHSEIISGRAKSTTEWSENFADILSAELDEDDCNLITIEDIHNKIIGIAILRIYRKYLIIEDMIVDGSLRGMSLGKKLMDFIHNFAAEQKVKALFLESGITNDKAHSFFERNGFEKVSVTYIKSLPDN
- a CDS encoding DUF3108 domain-containing protein, translated to MKSVRFLIPAILLLFIASGINAQEKTQSPKHNDVNSALIKNEETEMNWYAVKDTTKIEIGKVITKIARTPNAVNITTTVKMKGAPSDWTDETSAKLPNLAPVKHSSFNMQRDMVLNFGKEVTGYYLDKTTNKKTEINEKTQEDFFDSNIYPQLIRWLPLKENYKTDIAIYDYNPTKSGVLKVNIQSTEKGMYKNTPVWIVKTTDGITDHKAVTSFYIDIKTRQLLKQEMDMGSRKMMMERVK
- the ribB gene encoding 3,4-dihydroxy-2-butanone-4-phosphate synthase produces the protein METLLEKFGVNSKERVENALLKLQQGKGILLVDDENRENEGDIIFPASTITEKDMALLIRECSGIVCLCISEEKSKHLNLRPMVETNNSKNQTAFTITIEAREGVESGVSAKDRVTTIRTAVAENAQAEHIASPGHVFPLIARKDGVFERRGHTEGSVDLVKLANLGEDAVLCELTNEDGSMARLPEIVDFAIQREMTVVTIEDIYTYRKDLISQN
- a CDS encoding efflux RND transporter periplasmic adaptor subunit — protein: MNKIFLIILTTAVISSCSKEAPAEKKAVHTTENQVVLNDTQYKNAGIETGVLEGKETASGIMVTGSIDIPPQSVASVSAPFGGYIKYTKWMPGEHIGKGQVLASIENPELVQIQQDYLLAKSNLEYSQKDYLRQRDLNQSQASSDKVMQQALNQRNNHMINMRALGEKLRIAGINPEALTANNIKRVTSVVSPIDGYISSVNVNIGQYVSPADKLFEIVNTSDIHLVLKVFEKDLDKISMDQQVIAYTNQNPEKKYTARIVLISKDFAADRSVLIHCHFQNYEPHLLPGTFMNAEIETNSRASLAIPDSGVVAFEGKQYIFEEVKPKTYKMIPVKTGNSEHGFTEVTGLTSEQTSKKWVTKGAYNLLMALKNVEDEE
- a CDS encoding lipocalin-like domain-containing protein; protein product: MKNYLTMISAGLLLSAFSCQQKESTTKADILDGTYRLVGSETVKGTDTIRTTIDPAKTEMIKMFNDSHFAFLNHDKSKGKDSLKSFSSGAGTYQLKGKEYTENLEYCSYREWEGRQFHFTLEKRTDTLIQTGEEDIPELGIKQKIKEVYVKVK
- a CDS encoding helix-turn-helix domain-containing protein; translated protein: MNIITLPDELNIDISSPVQVFDYTSSQEVSRQQIILNQNAFSFLIDGSKEVVFDNSSLSIDNSKFILMRSGHCLMTERLSDLKNYRSVLFFFSDRALSKFIRSIELNKAEPSKHSSVHAFEYNEFITRFISSLSDISKLSDKVRSKLLEFKFHEIMLYLTELHGTDFIQSLIVNSNDATRKFIHTIESNQLNKLSLKELAFLCNMSVSTFKREFEKHYTESPVKWFQNKRLEYARHLLNNTKKSPSEIYFEVGYENLSSFIQAYKLKYGTTPKHHQKI
- a CDS encoding YdeI/OmpD-associated family protein codes for the protein MKPQFFSTPSDFRIWLENNHQAETELLVGFYKVNSGKPSMSWSESVDQAICFGWIDGIRRTVDKESYTIRFTPRKKDSIWSAINIKKVEELSEQGLMKEAGLKAFSLRTENKSRIYSHEKEPVPLHPDFEKQFQKNKAAWNFFIAQAPSYKKVMIHWIMSAKQEKTQQSRLEKVIQESEQQKRLR
- a CDS encoding TolC family protein; this encodes MQKLSIIIVLFVTFWGAKAQQSISLEEAYQKILENNLNLKGGALKIDAQKILKQSAFNLDPLNVSAEIGQFNTDKTDHKFSVSQNFRFPGFYQKQKQVFTEEWKQSLLNLSLQKWQLRRELTLIFNELNYLDAKYALIKKADSLYGVYYDKAALRLRKGESNVLEKSTAENYKSQSHFQLLAIEKDKAVTLEKLNFLINDGDSYTNEKQSFSVQNALFSQLQNPEGNPYVETLKQEQEIQKARTLEAKARLSPSINLGYNNTSMIGNQENGSYNDGSKRFHSAVIGVGIPLFNKAQKLAIEAQRVNEEIAANNYQLALNNLNMQYKQYKIQYQNALKETDYFQNDGLKNAETILKTANLQFYNGEINYLDYVLLVNQALDIRNRSIDSVKKLNDAVTEMNALQQTKID
- a CDS encoding YbhB/YbcL family Raf kinase inhibitor-like protein, with product MKKANLILVLSFFLSTTIFAQKTFTLTSKDLGGEATKKTEFNGFGCTGDNQSPQLQWVNAPEGTKSFAVTMYDPDAPTGSGFWHWLIFDIPSNTTELAANAGNIKLNIAPKGAIQSITDYGIKGFGGPCPPKGHGFHQYIITVYALKSEKLGLNENTNPAIVGFNLWNNVLAKSSIVAYYKR
- a CDS encoding YdeI/OmpD-associated family protein, which codes for MIPAEQYSFSARLEIIGINPFVFLPPPVLEAMLKHSEKYKGKIPIKGTVNDVDYIQTLVKYSGEWRLYINTTMLKNSPKRIGEILNISIEVDHGERKIEAHPKLLAALEENPEALNVFNQLRPSSRNEIIKYISYLKTEQSIDKNVAKAINFLLGKERFVGRDKPELKLTKNP
- a CDS encoding proline-specific peptidase family protein, with protein sequence MKNIQIFILLLITATIVSCKQKESTTAGVSTADYFNYKDSVEAGGVKMIPITTPVGNFKVWTKRFGTNPKIKILLLHGGPAMTHEYMECFETFFQREGFEFYEYDQLGSYYSDQPTDNRLWNIDRFVDEVEQIRKAINADKDNFYVLGNSWGGILAMEYALKYQKNLKGLLVANMMASAPEYVKYAEVLAKQMKPEILAEIRAIEAKKDYTNPRYTELLFPNYYSQHICRLPEWPDALNRSLKHVNSTVYTLMQGPSELGMSSDAKLAKWDIKNRLHEIATPTLMIGAKYDTMDPKAMEEQSKLVQKGKYLYCPNGSHLAMWDDQKVFMNGVIKFIKDVDSGKL